Proteins encoded within one genomic window of Sphaerotilus montanus:
- a CDS encoding type II toxin-antitoxin system RelE/ParE family toxin, giving the protein MQAYLSEQPDAGDLVRGSGGVRKVRWARPGGGKSGGVRVCYYVRTRAGQILMLVIYAKNVRASIPGHVLAQLREELEHGQAD; this is encoded by the coding sequence TTGCAGGCGTACCTGAGCGAGCAGCCGGACGCGGGTGATCTTGTGCGCGGCTCGGGTGGGGTGCGCAAGGTGCGGTGGGCGCGGCCCGGCGGGGGCAAGTCCGGTGGCGTTCGGGTCTGCTACTACGTGCGGACGCGGGCCGGCCAGATCTTGATGCTGGTGATCTACGCCAAGAACGTGCGGGCCTCGATCCCTGGGCATGTGCTGGCACAACTGCGAGAGGAACTGGAACATGGGCAAGCTGACTGA
- a CDS encoding helix-turn-helix domain-containing protein: protein MGKLTEAELLARDAQRDIGAELLASVRELKAGRWARKTTFEARPDGQVRRCVVRADGTVEKDEWLTGARWELMAARAGSGLSQAEFAQALGVSKRTLENWEQGRVEPTGAARRLLRLAACFPDTVTRLAGLPG from the coding sequence ATGGGCAAGCTGACTGAAGCGGAGCTGCTGGCGCGGGATGCCCAGCGGGACATCGGGGCCGAGTTGCTGGCGTCGGTGCGTGAACTCAAGGCGGGGCGCTGGGCGCGCAAGACCACCTTCGAGGCGCGGCCGGATGGGCAGGTGCGGCGCTGTGTCGTGCGGGCGGACGGGACGGTGGAAAAGGACGAATGGCTGACGGGCGCTCGCTGGGAGCTGATGGCCGCGCGTGCGGGGTCGGGGCTGTCCCAGGCCGAGTTTGCGCAGGCACTCGGGGTGTCGAAGCGGACGCTGGAGAACTGGGAGCAGGGCCGGGTCGAGCCGACGGGCGCGGCGCGGCGGCTGCTGAGGCTGGCGGCGTGTTTTCCGGACACGGTGACGCGGCTGGCGGGATTGCCGGGCTGA